One window of the Labilibaculum sp. genome contains the following:
- a CDS encoding glycogen debranching enzyme N-terminal domain-containing protein: MDYLKFDKAQLVNTEYSLKKEYIRTNRAGSFASSTIINCNTRKYHGLLICPIDHFGGDNHVLLSSLDETIIQHDAPFNLGIHKFPGEYSPKGNKYVREYIMDPTPTIIYRVGGVILRKELLLVEKEQRVLVRYTLLEANSPTTLRLQPFLAFRNIHSLTKANLDANTRSEDVDNGVKIRLYQDFPYLYMQTSVESEFVHVPDWYYNVEYKEEKKRGYDCHEDLFVPGYFEMNIKKGESIVFSAGTKEISPNAISKQFTSEIKKRVNRDSFENCLENSAVQFFSINGKGTGIINGFPWFSTSERNTYLSLPGLTLARGDQKTFLDVFNTVFKRVCNRFSMDPAINGGRFSVDVPLWSFWTLQKYIEAGADRKEIWKKHSKKIKEILQYYKHGSNLAISMHENGMLWITEQGVTWMNIKHHGLCLNRRMGYVVEINALWYNAICFALEMAGEAKDKEFATEWSGVKENLKESFIETFCDESKTYLADYVDDTHKSWAVRPNQLFAVSLPYSCLSDDQKKGVLDVIEKELLTPRGLRTLSPKNHEYVGVIAGNEEERNRAFHNGSVFPWLIGHFAEAYLKLYKLGGETKIQRWLAVFEDSLLEHGVGTVSEIYSGNPPHKPNEATSYALSVAEVIRVNKMFNESSLK, translated from the coding sequence ATGGACTACCTCAAGTTTGATAAGGCTCAATTGGTAAATACCGAGTATTCTTTAAAAAAAGAATACATTAGAACCAATCGTGCTGGCTCTTTTGCCAGTTCAACTATTATTAACTGCAACACACGAAAATATCATGGGCTGTTAATATGTCCAATAGATCATTTTGGTGGAGATAATCATGTGTTGTTATCTTCCTTGGATGAAACAATAATTCAGCATGATGCTCCTTTTAATTTGGGAATCCATAAATTTCCAGGCGAATACAGTCCGAAAGGAAACAAGTATGTGCGTGAATATATCATGGATCCAACTCCTACAATAATCTACCGGGTAGGGGGTGTGATTTTAAGAAAGGAACTTCTTTTGGTTGAAAAAGAACAACGTGTTTTGGTTCGGTATACTTTGCTCGAGGCTAATTCTCCAACAACACTTCGATTACAACCTTTTTTGGCTTTTAGGAACATTCATTCCTTAACCAAAGCAAATTTGGATGCCAATACCCGATCAGAAGACGTTGACAATGGGGTTAAGATCCGTTTGTATCAGGATTTCCCATATCTATACATGCAGACTTCTGTTGAATCAGAGTTTGTTCATGTGCCCGATTGGTATTACAATGTAGAGTACAAGGAAGAAAAGAAAAGAGGATACGATTGTCATGAGGATTTGTTTGTTCCCGGGTATTTTGAGATGAATATTAAAAAAGGAGAATCAATAGTATTCTCGGCCGGTACAAAAGAGATTTCCCCTAATGCAATATCCAAACAATTTACTTCTGAAATAAAGAAGAGAGTCAACCGCGATAGTTTTGAAAATTGTCTGGAAAATTCTGCCGTTCAGTTCTTTTCAATAAACGGTAAGGGAACAGGAATTATTAATGGTTTCCCCTGGTTTAGTACCAGCGAACGAAATACCTATTTGTCCTTGCCGGGATTGACTTTGGCACGAGGCGATCAGAAGACTTTTCTGGATGTGTTTAATACGGTATTTAAGCGGGTTTGCAATCGCTTTTCAATGGATCCGGCTATTAATGGAGGAAGGTTTTCGGTTGATGTTCCTTTATGGTCATTTTGGACGCTGCAAAAATACATTGAAGCTGGTGCAGACAGAAAGGAGATTTGGAAAAAACACAGCAAAAAGATTAAGGAGATATTGCAGTACTACAAACATGGATCGAACTTGGCCATCAGCATGCATGAAAATGGAATGCTATGGATAACAGAGCAAGGCGTAACCTGGATGAATATCAAGCATCATGGGCTTTGTTTGAATCGGCGTATGGGGTATGTTGTTGAGATTAATGCGCTTTGGTACAATGCCATTTGTTTTGCATTGGAAATGGCAGGGGAAGCTAAAGACAAAGAGTTTGCAACGGAATGGTCAGGTGTTAAAGAAAATTTGAAAGAATCATTTATTGAAACCTTTTGTGATGAAAGTAAAACGTATCTGGCCGATTATGTAGACGATACTCATAAGAGTTGGGCTGTTCGCCCCAATCAATTATTTGCAGTATCACTGCCCTATTCCTGTCTTTCCGACGATCAGAAGAAAGGTGTGCTGGATGTAATTGAGAAGGAGCTGTTAACGCCAAGAGGTTTGCGGACACTTTCGCCTAAAAATCATGAATATGTGGGTGTGATTGCAGGAAACGAGGAAGAGAGAAATAGGGCTTTCCACAATGGATCTGTTTTTCCTTGGTTGATCGGACATTTTGCTGAAGCTTATTTAAAGCTTTACAAATTGGGGGGTGAGACTAAGATTCAAAGATGGTTGGCCGTATTTGAAGACAGTTTGCTCGAGCATGGAGTGGGCACTGTATCTGAAATTTACAGCGGAAATCCGCCTCACAAGCCAAATGAGGCTACTTCTTATGCGTTGAGTGTAGCAGAAGTTATTAGAGTGAATAAAATGTTTAATGAATCATCTTTAAAATAG
- a CDS encoding glycosyltransferase, whose amino-acid sequence MKVLMFGWEFPPHISGGLGTACYGLTKGLAKIDDLDIVFVVPKAHGDEDQSTMSLVGANSVTIGQVQSHVEKFKSQHTYLEVESQLVPYNDPDEYYTFRSQDLYGKNKLIKVDKEGKLEFSGKYGADLMEEIYKYAFVASSISADHEHDVIHAHDWLCYPAGIAAKEVSGKPLVIHVHATDFDRSGGNVNPKVYEIEKKGMDAADKIIAVSNLTRNIVIEKYGQDPNKVVTVYNAVEPVSMEEKLKIKKGVKEKVVTFLGRITMQKGPEYFVEAAYQVLKRTNDVRFVMAGSGDMLEEMVDRAAQLGISDKFHFTGFLKGDDVFNMFLLSDVYVMPSVSEPFGISPLEAMQSNVPVIISKQSGVSEILTHAVKVDYWDIDAMADAIYGIIKYEALSKVFKEEGKEEVDNLKWANAAVNVHDVYVSAIKLFEPLVKN is encoded by the coding sequence ATGAAAGTTTTAATGTTTGGGTGGGAGTTTCCACCTCATATTTCTGGCGGATTGGGTACGGCTTGTTACGGATTAACTAAAGGCTTGGCAAAAATTGATGATTTAGATATTGTTTTTGTAGTCCCAAAAGCACACGGTGACGAAGATCAGAGTACAATGAGTCTGGTTGGTGCCAATTCGGTAACTATTGGGCAGGTTCAGTCTCATGTCGAAAAATTTAAATCTCAGCATACCTATCTGGAGGTGGAATCGCAATTGGTACCCTATAATGATCCTGATGAATATTATACGTTTAGGAGTCAGGATTTGTATGGAAAAAATAAGTTGATTAAAGTTGATAAGGAGGGGAAGCTGGAATTTAGCGGAAAGTACGGTGCCGACCTTATGGAAGAAATCTATAAGTATGCGTTTGTTGCTTCATCAATTTCTGCAGATCATGAACATGATGTGATTCATGCACATGACTGGCTTTGTTACCCTGCAGGGATAGCTGCAAAAGAGGTGTCGGGAAAACCATTGGTAATTCATGTACATGCCACCGATTTCGATAGAAGTGGAGGAAATGTAAATCCAAAGGTTTACGAGATAGAAAAAAAGGGAATGGATGCCGCCGATAAAATTATTGCCGTGAGCAATTTGACCCGCAATATTGTGATCGAAAAATATGGACAGGATCCCAATAAGGTGGTTACTGTTTACAATGCTGTTGAACCTGTTTCAATGGAAGAAAAGCTTAAAATTAAAAAAGGAGTAAAAGAAAAAGTAGTGACTTTTTTAGGGCGGATAACCATGCAGAAAGGGCCGGAATATTTTGTTGAAGCAGCTTATCAGGTTTTGAAAAGAACAAATGATGTGCGGTTCGTAATGGCTGGCAGTGGGGATATGCTGGAGGAAATGGTAGACCGGGCCGCTCAATTGGGAATAAGTGATAAGTTTCATTTTACGGGATTTTTAAAGGGAGATGATGTGTTTAATATGTTCCTTTTAAGTGATGTGTATGTAATGCCTTCTGTATCTGAGCCATTTGGGATATCTCCCTTGGAGGCGATGCAATCAAATGTACCGGTTATTATATCGAAGCAATCAGGAGTTTCAGAAATACTGACTCATGCTGTAAAGGTAGATTATTGGGATATTGATGCTATGGCCGATGCCATTTACGGAATTATTAAATATGAAGCTCTTTCGAAAGTTTTTAAGGAAGAGGGTAAAGAGGAAGTGGATAATTTGAAGTGGGCCAATGCGGCTGTTAATGTTCATGATGTCTATGTTTCCGCAATCAAATTATTCGAACCATTAGTAAAAAATTAA
- a CDS encoding glycoside hydrolase family 57 protein, with protein sequence MKALCLYFQIHQPLRLKRYRFFDIGNDHYYYDDYTNESIMRKIADECYLPANKIVLELLKNNKGKFKISFSITGIALDQLEQYAPEVIDTFKDLAKTGDVEFLAETYSHSLASLINKEEFVQQVTSHSDKIEALFGVRPSVFRNTEMIYSDEIGEMVSKMGYKAILTEGAKHILGWKSPNYLYCNAINPKLKVLMRNYKLSDDISFRFSSEGWKEWPLTTTKFVGWLNEMDEKEDFVNIFMDYETFGEHQKKKSGIFEFLAHLPQEVISKSKYKFATPSELASEFHPIAQAHVPNAISWADEERDLSAWLGNKLQDEAFRKLYALRDDVAAVNDDRINLDWKFLQASDHFYYMCTKFASDGDVHSYFNPYSSPYDAFINYMNVLSDFQIRLKLIKDGLALDPEELQYQISQKDELIAKYERELSELKN encoded by the coding sequence ATGAAGGCACTTTGTTTATATTTTCAGATTCATCAACCCTTACGTTTAAAAAGATATCGTTTTTTTGATATTGGCAATGATCACTACTATTACGATGATTATACCAATGAGTCGATCATGAGAAAAATTGCAGATGAGTGTTATCTGCCTGCAAATAAAATTGTTTTGGAATTATTAAAAAACAACAAAGGCAAGTTTAAAATATCATTTTCTATCACGGGCATTGCCTTGGATCAACTCGAGCAATATGCACCGGAAGTTATTGATACTTTCAAAGATCTGGCCAAAACGGGAGATGTTGAGTTTTTAGCAGAAACTTATTCTCATTCTCTTGCTTCATTAATCAATAAAGAGGAGTTTGTTCAGCAAGTTACAAGTCACAGCGATAAAATAGAAGCTCTTTTTGGAGTTCGGCCATCTGTATTTCGAAACACAGAAATGATTTATTCGGACGAAATTGGAGAAATGGTTTCCAAAATGGGGTATAAGGCAATTTTAACAGAAGGAGCCAAGCACATCTTGGGTTGGAAGAGTCCAAATTATTTGTACTGCAACGCAATCAATCCCAAGCTAAAAGTTTTAATGCGTAATTACAAACTAAGTGATGATATTTCATTCCGGTTTTCATCTGAAGGATGGAAGGAATGGCCGTTAACAACAACTAAATTTGTTGGCTGGCTGAATGAAATGGATGAAAAAGAAGATTTTGTGAATATATTTATGGATTATGAAACCTTCGGTGAACATCAGAAGAAGAAATCTGGAATTTTTGAATTCTTAGCTCACCTTCCTCAGGAGGTTATTTCGAAATCGAAATATAAATTTGCAACTCCTTCTGAGCTTGCTTCTGAATTTCATCCAATTGCCCAGGCGCATGTGCCTAATGCAATTTCATGGGCAGATGAAGAGCGTGATTTGTCGGCATGGCTGGGCAACAAACTTCAGGATGAAGCTTTCCGAAAATTATATGCATTACGTGACGATGTTGCAGCTGTAAATGATGACCGAATTAACCTGGATTGGAAATTTTTACAAGCCAGCGATCATTTTTACTACATGTGCACCAAGTTTGCTTCTGATGGTGATGTGCATTCTTATTTTAATCCGTACAGCTCACCTTACGATGCATTTATTAATTATATGAATGTATTAAGTGATTTTCAGATACGCTTGAAATTGATTAAAGATGGTTTAGCCCTTGATCCCGAAGAATTGCAATATCAAATTTCACAAAAGGATGAATTAATTGCTAAATATGAAAGGGAGCTAAGTGAATTGAAAAATTAA